One Nicotiana tomentosiformis chromosome 4, ASM39032v3, whole genome shotgun sequence genomic window carries:
- the LOC104113929 gene encoding uncharacterized protein codes for MKMSLLVKNKIRFIDGSCARKTYIADSFRFHQWERCNAIVQPWIMSSVAQELRKGIVYLSNTQKVWEAFKEHFDKVNAIKIYHMNTKISSLTQGISIISIYYSKLNDLWAEFESIIPYHGYDCARSRLFVEFLRQQKLMKFLMGLNDTYAPQRSQILMMNPTPALDQAYSMLIQENSQRMSGTSMLQSGILGSGPVEGTSSALAATNATNSRPKRNNNLYCDYCHMKGHKRENCYKLVGYLSNSRFDNRRRGGFENQNQMHTAHNVSMNDKGEMHFENLKKMATPIVPVFTAEQYQHILKLLSKEHEPTETANMTGSLQWHGEGYW; via the exons ATGAAGATGTCTCTGCTCGTGAAGAATAAAATCAGATTTATAGATGGATCGTGTGCTAGAAAGACCTACATAGCAGATAGTTTTCGATTTCATCAGTGGGAGAGATGCAATGCCATCGTCCAGCCATGGATAATGAGCTCTGTAGCGCAAGAGCTGAGGAAAGGAATTGTATATTTATCAAATACACAAAAGGTATGGGAAGCCTTCAAAGAACATTTTGATAAGGTAAATGCAATAAAAATCTATCATATGAACACAAAAATAAGTAGTCTAACGCAGGGAATCTCTATTATATCGATATATTACTCGAAATTGAATGATTTGTGGGCTGAATTTGAGTCAATTATACCCTATCATGGTTATGATTGTGCGAGATCTAGGTTGTTTGTTGAATTCCTGCGCCAACAGAAGCTAATGAAATTTTTGATGGGACTAAATGACACATATGCACCTCAAAGGAGTCAGATTTTGATGATGAACCCCACTCCGGCACTTGATCAAGCATATTCTATGCTCATACAGGAAAATAGTCAGAGAATGAGTGGGACTTCGATGTTACAGAGTGGTATTTTGGGAAGTGGACCTGTGGAAGGTACCAGTAGTGCCTTAGCTGCAACAAATGCAACTAACAGCAGGCCTAAGCGTAACAATAATCTCTACTGTGACTATTGCCATATGAAGGGTCACAAGAGAGAGAATTGCTACAAACTAGTTGGATATCTATCCAATTCTAGGTTCGATAACAGAAGAAGAGGTGGTTTTGAGAACCAGAATCAAATGCATACAGCTCACAACGTAAGTATGAATGACAAAGGGGAAATGCATTTTGAAAATCTGAAGAAAATGGCTACACCAATTGTGCCAGTGTTCACTGCTGAACAATACCAACATATTCTGAAGTTGCTAAGCAAGGAACATGAACCAACTGAAACAGCAAACATGACAG GATCTCTTCAGTGGCATGGTGAAGGGTATTGGTAG
- the LOC138909296 gene encoding uncharacterized mitochondrial protein AtMg00810-like, giving the protein MSQRKYALEMILETGLASSKPKDTPMEQNLKLTSVRFDKCTNTDNHDEALVDRGSYQRLVGKILYLTITKLDISYAVQCLSQFMHAPKRSHYEAALHVVRYVKKQLGLGFLMSSKSKEQIHAFCDSDWAPCPMSRKSVIEYYIRLGGSLISWKAKKQNTISRSSTEA; this is encoded by the coding sequence ATGTCACAAAGGAAGTATGCACTTGAGATGATTTTAGAAACAGGCTTAGCAAGTTCAAAACCAAAAGACACACCTATGGAACAAAATCTGAAACTCACAAGTGTGAGGTTTGATAAGTGCACTAACACAGACAACCATGATGAGGCATTAGTAGACAGGGGGAGTTATCAGAGACTTGTAGGGAAGATACTATACCTTACAATTACCAAACTAGACATCTCATATGCAGTCCAGTGCCTTAGCCAATTCATGCATGCACCAAAAAGGTCACACTATGAAGCAGCATTACATGTTGTGAGATATGTTAAGAAGCAGCTAGGTTTAGGATTCCTTATGTCCAGTAAAAGTAAAGAGCAAATACATGCATTTTGTGACTCAGATTGGGCCCCATGCCCTATGTCAAGGAAGTCAGTGATAGAGTATTATATAAGATTGGGAGGTTCACTCATCTCTTGGAAGGCAAAGAAGCAGAACACCATCTCAAGAAGCTCTACAGAAGCATAG